The Aspergillus nidulans FGSC A4 chromosome VIII genome contains the following window.
TCCATCAGCGGCCGTAGCAGCAGTATCTATTCTAGGCAGCCAACGCCGTTTCCGACCTTATCCCAGGCAGACTTACTGGGCTCCTACAGAGGGGGTCTGTGGAGGAACCGTGTGTATGATGCAGCAAGTCGTATGTAttttgctctttcttccgTCGCAAACATGGCCATGGACAAGGTCAAGTCAGTGCCGCAGAAGCAGAAATCAGCGGCGATAAGGAGGAGTCGGGAGTCGTACGAGTATGGCTTTTCCGAGGATTATCTGCATATTCCCCCACCGGAGCCAGCTGCTCTTCGAGGTGTTGTGTCAAGACTTCACTCTAACAGTTCCTCTGCTCTACGCTCCATTACAAGGAAGTTTAACCCACCGCGGCCGCCAACCGACACTGCGTCGCCAACATGGTGCAGCACGAACAGCCCTAGCCCTTGCCTAGAAGAGTACGATCGGAACACACCGTCACAGCAGTTCCAAGGCCTATGCGAAGACGCAGATATTCAGGACCTAGTCAAAGTGCGAAGTGTCTCTTCTGGTATGGTGGCCATGAGCAATCCCGCCGACATCAGCGTAGATTCCTTGGCTGGTCGTCTCTCAGGAGAAAAGGAACGCCAGCCTCAGCATTCGCCTGAAGAATCACTGCCGACGCAAGATCCAAGTAAGAACAACCTTTCTAAGCCACAACTGAAGTTGGGTCAATCAGCAATTCAGCGAGAGATTTCACCGGTCAAGTTGTCGACGGTTCAAATGTTCCGGGTTGAGATGGCCTTTGTACCTCGTAACGACGGACATATGGAAGTGAGCGAAGGACAGCTTGTGCGGTTGGAGCAGAAATTCGATGACGGCTGGGTAAGTCTGCTGTTGGCATCCCGATAACTAATGATCACTGACTTTCGTGTTCAGGCGTGGTGTACTGTGGTCGAAACCGGAATGCAGGGCCTTATCCCTCGGGCCTGTCTCTCGACCTGGCCCCTTAAGGAACACCGGCCATATACGcccagcagcatctgctcAGACCGTGGCCCAGGAAGCACGACCAGCCTTTCTCCCACAGACTCCCAGTCTGTTCGGTTCTACCAGCGGCATTCTCCGGGAACATCAAAGTCTGGTTTGGGATCAAAGCCGCCGAGCGTGAAATAGCAAGTATTATTCCCGGCACTAATATGTCCGGTCAATCCTGTAAATATAATACTGCATATATTCTCCATGTCTTATGCGTATGGTCAGAAGTTGTGTGTATATGCCTTTATGAACCGTATTCGACGCAATGTTTTATCCAAGATCGAGCCCGATATTGCACTGAGCAGCCCCATGATCATCTAGATTTGTGCCAGGCACCGCCAGTCAGTAATTCCTAGCTACTCGTACTATGGTCACGCTGATAAGAGGCTCTATGCCGCGGGTGTCATTGAGTATATTCGACTGCTCAGACAGTGGAAATGCAGACCAGATATTACACCTGCGCAGAGGCACCAGATGGTTTCCACATGAAACTCGTCTATTTGTCATAAGTAACTACTATGCTGCACTTTGCCGtttttgctgctgcgcaTGTCGAATGAAATATTGTGCTTCAGCCCTCAGTTCTAACATCAAGCGGTCGTAGTAGTGTGTGTCACTCCCCATGAGCTCTTTCTGTCTATATAGTACTGACAACGAAACTATTAATTTGCAATAAAGCCCTTCAATCTTATCTTTAGTATTCTTATACGCTTGTTGAGAATACCGGTTGGCCTTTCTCAACACGTTGCTCGTCAGCTTCTGGATTCCGGGCAAGTGGAATTCCTGTACAGAAGCGGAATCATGAACCGCTAGCTTAAACATAATCATACCGAGCTGAACTACGTGAAGCGGATCACATAGGGGCAAGGAGTCTCCCCGAACCCAGAAATGCTGTTCTCCTGTACTTTGTTGACCCGGTCGTTAGGCGCATTCCACATCCGATCGTCAGAATCGCTGTTACAAAGTTAGCTGGTTAACCGGAAGGAGCAGGGGAAAAAATGGAAAATGTACATCATTAACCCAACATGGTggatactgctgctgtcATTCTCGCAGTCACATGCTCCGCCGAAGAAGACAGCATCACCAGGCTGGCGCTCTTCATAAGGGTATTTTCTGTGAGGCTATGTGAGCGATTTTGATCGAATGTTACTTGCTGCAGACGTACTTGTACCCAAGTGTCTCCTCGCTGGCGCAGTACATGGAGGACGTGACGCGGAGGCCCTCCGTGAAGAGGTCACGGCCGGTTACCTGGCACACTGCCCAGCAGACAAGGCCGGAACAGTCGTATCCCACGTCGCCGTAGTCATATGGGGGTTGGTCATCGCTGGGACCGTCGCAAGAGCCGCCGCCCCAGGCGTAGGGAGTCCCTTCCGCGGTCAGAGCTTTGTCAAGGATAGCCTGGCCTACGGTGCCCTCTGCAGATGGGGCGGCCCTGACAGCGCAGGCGAGGAGGGAGACCATCGCGAGATACTTCATGATAGCGTTGATTTATGATCGAGTTTGATGAGTTAGAGTCTGTCGTTAATTGGGAGTCAATACAGAATTCTGGTTCCAGTCTATCGAGACAGTAGCCCTTTTATATCTACTTCGCTGGAGTACTATCACCATCATATTCGCTGATCATTATTAGGCTGAGATATATTTAACAAGATCAGCGGCTTTCACGTTACATTCGCCTTATACATTATTGAACAGGAATTGATTGTCTCTTGGTGTCGTATCGCTAAAATGATCTACGCTGAATACGAGAAACCAAGATCGAGATAACGCCGTTGATGGGGCCGCGTGAACGGGAAAGACCAAGCCCAATGGCTAGACGAGGGCTGATCTTCGCTGATTGCTACTCTGCTGTGACAACGGCAGGGCCGCTAGGTATATGAGATAATGGCAAGGGGCGACAGGAGGTCAAGGTCATCCCCACGCATCCCCCGACGAGAATAGTAACAACTAATTCTGGTTATGAGGGCACCTTGAAAGGCATTTGTTAGTAGTTTCGAACATCTCGCACCAGCAACTTACTAAACCTAGTACTCATAGACATTTGCAAACGACTTGGGAGGAATTCCGGACAGCGAGTTCCCTAAATAGTAGCAAATTCCTGAACAACGTAAGAGCTCCATTTCCAGTGGACCAGTAGTCCCAGGCACTTGTCTTATCATCCAGTTATCCTATGTACCAAGTAGGAACTCGACTGGATCTTGGAGGTCCTTTCATCTGCTGTAGCAGGTGCTTCACAGACGATTGTACAAGGGTTGAATTCGTCTACCTCTCCGCTCAAGGGTCCGTCTGTCTTGTCGAGAATCAATTGGATGCAAGTCGCAGCATCAAGAGCACGCTAATACTCTTATCAAAGCGGAGCGTAGAAGGCAAGAAGGGCTGGGCTTATCTTGTTGACTGACCTGAGTTTAATGACTCCTCTAAAGTATAGCTTCGGTCTCTCCTCCCATCATATTGCATTTTAACACAGGCAAATGAATATTATTCAGCAGATCTACTTGCCTGTAGAATCACGATTTTCTCTTTGCATTCCGCCATACAGAAGCGCACCATACTCCACCATGACCTTGCGTTGACGCCAGAATCGACATGTCGGGAAGCCTTTTCCACAAGAACGTAGGAATTACTGAGCATTTATCAACTTTGGATATTCGTTAGGCCATGCCCAATGGGCACATTAAGCGCACAATGACAGGACACATGTATAACACTCGGAATACTGAAGAATTGACCTTCTTCTCGAAGCCCTCCCTGTTGTACAATGCCGGCAATGAGAGTAATCCTACTTTGCAGTCGACAGTAGCATTACAGCCAGGAAGGTCCTTCTTGACGTCCTGTCCAATGTCTGAAAGAGTCCCCGGACCCTAGATCCGCAGTGTCCAGGCTGAAACTTGCTTGATGTATGCTATGATACCGTGTCCATTCCACCTAGAAGAGTGATGTCATTCGCCTCGCTTAATTATATTCAGACAATTACAACCACTTACAGCATTTAAACTGCGCTTCCACTTGACCTCCAAGTTCTGCTTTACAGTCACGACGTGGTAATCTGCACTGATCTGCAGGCCGTCAGGGCGGTTGATCTCCTGCAACCCTTCACTCCTACCCCATATTCTCGCTTAATGTCGACGGATCCACAATACACTGTCTTCTTCCCGGAGAGATGTATTGTATCTTCACTCTTTGTGGCTTGTTCGCGAAAGTCATCATGCTTATATAGTCTTCAGGCGCTTGGTCAACCATCTATAGAAGTGAAAGACCTCACACGAACCAGATCGATTGCCCATATCTTTATCTTCTAAGCTGCCACAGTCTCCAACTCCAGGAAGCAGTATGACCAGGATCAACTGGTCTAAGCGAGCCCGGGAAACTCTCTGCCGACCAGTATAGAGCCGGCAAGACTTGCGTTTGACCAGATGTACAGGTTAACCATACTTTTGAAAACATCTGGCCTTGGCGGCTTATTACAGTGATCCACTAGATTCAGAGAGCATTATTAACATTGTGTATGATCTACCTCTTCCTACGCCATTAATAAAGACTCTCAGCGACTGCGTTTGGCGGTCGCTTGAAAGAGCAAACAAGGCTAATGACGTCTTGCAGTGGCATCTGCGTGGTATAGGAATAGAAGTTGGAATAAGAAAGATTTCGACAAATCTTGAATCCTGGACGCGCGTTGTTGGATTAATTTCCCCACCTGAGAGCGCCAACTGAACAATATAACGTAAACGAGGGTCTGAACGAGACTCTGAAAAGAGTAATCGAGTAGGTAGATTACCTTATTTATTCTATACTCAAGTGGCACGCTCTGTAACAGAACACGAGCTTCAATTAAAAGACCTAAAGGATGAGCATTTGAGGGGAGCAGATGATTGTCTAGACATCGATTTCCTTCccatcaagccagtccttTGCTAGGCGATACAGTAGGTCATGCTTCTCCCCGCTCAATGTTCCCGCATGCCTCCGGTGGCCCGGCATGTCCTGGAGAACTTTGACCCCCATTGTGAGCTCCTGGCAGTACACAAGACACTTGTACCCCTCGGGATAGGAATTCAACTTGTCCACGTCTATTTTGGGAAATCGTCCTGGCACAACCGGGAGCAGCTTGTCCTTCTCGTACCAGTGTCGCACGAATCGAGCCCCCCACCGGGGGCCCTTACCGTCGACATCTGCCttctcgaagaagaagcagaagcggcAGTCGGCTTCCGCGTCTACTTCGATCCCATCAATCACGAATCGCTGTGTTATTGTCGCTTTGAGCTTGGTGACCGCCCGAGTGGCGTCTGCTGTGATATCAGTCGTGGCTCCATGGCACCGATGCATGATGAAGGCGCCATTGTCCATGCCTGCCTTGGAGCCAGCGATAAAGTCCTTGTAGCCCACGCGGCCGGACCAAGTGGTGTAGACGACGGCATCAGGGTGGAAGATCGATTCAAAATTCTCCCACTCACAGGCGTCCCTTGTCGTCTGTCAGTGTGCACCGAACATCACCAGGATGTGGGAACTCACCGGTAACAAGGCCATCCCTCGGCCAACTCCCGGAGTTTGGCGCGTTCCAGCACGAGATTGTCGGGTCCGTTGTTACGAATGGCGTTCTCAGGGCGTGTGCCCAGGGGAAGAGAGTGCAGGTTAGGCATGCGGATTCTTTCGTGGAGGGTTCTGCACTTGCTGTGCTATATCCGTCTGCCCTGTCTTCTCTAAGGATCCCCGCTCTATAGAAGGAGGGGATCGGAACGTTGTCGGTTAAGGGCAATGCCGGAGCCCACTTGGCCACCCTCGAGTATCCACATCGGCAGATTCTAGGCCCAGGTCTGCCTACCGTCTGGCATAGTACCTAGGCAATTCGCCGTACTGCCTGGGCAACCTTTACAATCACAAACCATGGCCTCCATAAAACGGGAAACAATCGTGTCGTCGATGATTGATCATCCAGTCTCATCTCAGACCGAACCTCCTTGTCCACCCTCATACCAACCCAATTTTCAGAAAAAAGCTTGTTATTCTAGTACAAGTTGTTTCTGATTACGGCAGCGACCGGCTTTCCCGCGTCCGTGCTCAGCTCGACTCGAGACTGTGGACCGTCTTAACAGTATGCACCAGGACCAACACCCTAACTCCTCGATGGCCCGTATAGACCTGTACCCTGGCAAATGAGCGTCAACTTTGTAACTGTGCGCATATATGCTGCAGGGTCCCCTAGGCTGTACTAGTGCAGTAGACGATTCTCATGCGtatatcttcatcctcggctAGTTGACTTGGTAAATATGGAGGCTAGCCTATCAGAATATGACTTAACTGGCTATTTATACGATATAGTCACAGCTGGACTATGGATAAGGACTTTCGCTGGGCGAGGCCGTGAATGATGCGGATAGCCTGTTATTTGCGAAACCTATAGGAAACAGAACAGCCAGGGAATGGACATATAATTGGCAGTACAATAGACTGCGTTCAGGCTGCGTATTCCTAATTGAAATGGATTACAGGGCTTATTAGTTATTACTGGATATCCTTTATTTGTAGACAGAAGAGAGAGCAGATAATGGTTATTGTACTGTGCTTGAAAATCACACCCAATCCGCAACATCTCAGCCTATTGTCAGACGGCCCTAGACAGGTGATGTATATCGCGAGCCGAATCTCTCGCATTTACATTTATTGTTCATCTCTTTTGTCCGTCTCTGGTCTGTCCCAGCCCACAACGTCTGTCCCATGGATCCAGTCCATCAGTCCAATAGTACCATAATGCACGCGGAATTTCTCATGGTGCAAGTCGTGCAGTTCGGCCGGCGGCAGTTTCAGAAAGTCGTACCCGCTGTGGTCAGCGGCAGCCTCCCAGAGCTCAAAGCTGACAAATGCGATGATGGACAGGTAGTGGGCGCCTTTGAGATATAACGGTAGCGTAATCGGTAGG
Protein-coding sequences here:
- a CDS encoding uncharacterized protein (transcript_id=CADANIAT00001049), coding for MTPATARLFPKAPISKATRGEPLDRSYDNAAYRLPDNAAAGAASSPGEATGQTGPAVNADARPNPPGPESTIEAAKLQGTFNEVPAPVQPPSVPLDAQAEPREGQVPQIDMATSIATATTSISFSTSSTTSSSTLSLTSSLTSTTTISLTSSTSTTRATLHTTSLPMTTHSSLPTPSGSHPTSSESQSSARMTPGSQAGIVVSILTLAFVLIALINWRLHRRKRALQTAILGEKYRPPPNKQNSIYKFASNLYTSSTLTLVNVAEMFKHQSRDSQGSISGRSSSIYSRQPTPFPTLSQADLLGSYRGGLWRNRVYDAASRMYFALSSVANMAMDKVKSVPQKQKSAAIRRSRESYEYGFSEDYLHIPPPEPAALRGVVSRLHSNSSSALRSITRKFNPPRPPTDTASPTWCSTNSPSPCLEEYDRNTPSQQFQGLCEDADIQDLVKVRSVSSGMVAMSNPADISVDSLAGRLSGEKERQPQHSPEESLPTQDPSKNNLSKPQLKLGQSAIQREISPVKLSTVQMFRVEMAFVPRNDGHMEVSEGQLVRLEQKFDDGWAWCTVVETGMQGLIPRACLSTWPLKEHRPYTPSSICSDRGPGSTTSLSPTDSQSVRFYQRHSPGTSKSGLGSKPPSVK
- a CDS encoding uncharacterized protein (transcript_id=CADANIAT00001050); translation: MKYLAMVSLLACAVRAAPSAEGTVGQAILDKALTAEGTPYAWGGGSCDGPSDDQPPYDYGDVGYDCSGLVCWAVCQVTGRDLFTEGLRVTSSMYCASEETLGYNDSDDRMWNAPNDRVNKVQENSISGFGETPCPYVIRFT
- a CDS encoding putative pathogenesis associated protein Pep2 (transcript_id=CADANIAT00001051), with the translated sequence MPNLHSLPLGTRPENAIRNNGPDNLVLERAKLRELAEGWPCYRDACEWENFESIFHPDAVVYTTWSGRVGYKDFIAGSKAGMDNGAFIMHRCHGATTDITADATRAVTKLKATITQRFVIDGIEVDAEADCRFCFFFEKADVDGKGPRWGARFVRHWYEKDKLLPVVPGRFPKIDVDKLNSYPEGYKCLVYCQELTMGVKVLQDMPGHRRHAGTLSGEKHDLLYRLAKDWLDGKEIDV